One part of the Candidatus Borreliella tachyglossi genome encodes these proteins:
- the pheT gene encoding phenylalanine--tRNA ligase subunit beta, producing MPKVEVYRSVLLEKIGKNLTDAELESILEVTKAEIDEFDKLDDKIKIEFNDTNRPDLWSCAGLVRQIKAYLFGRLPSFGFFSSEGNFQESYGEILVSPEVFSIRPFVFGFLAKGMVKDDRMLETLIQLQEKLCHNYGQKRKRVAMGIYSSASIEFPVNYIVCNSDYKFIPLGMDTEMSILEINERHPKGIEYSSILKDFNRYPLLLDNKDKVLSFPPIINSHDIGALKVGDTDLFIEVTGINIEATLLSLSVVACDLYDMGFEILPVKTVFPKETLFGKEIICPYYFQDILKVSVDSVNRMLGSKLTANDMCLDLKKLGVSAYSKEVDKICVIPPVYRNDFLHEVDVIEEIMIGEGLGSFKAELPKNFTLGKLSRVEEFSRKIRNLMIGMGFQEMIYNYLGSGKDFIEKMNIKGNELLSVSNPMTENYEYIRGSIVPDLLKSESISSNFPYPHKIFEIGKVALKDSGSIDGTVTYDNLAFMMADKEFSFNEISSLVSSLFYYLNIEFKLKEAYATLYIVGRGADIIINGFSVGSFGEVSPYILSNFGITVPCSVLEINLDKILNESEYFLH from the coding sequence ATGCCAAAGGTTGAAGTTTATAGAAGTGTTCTATTAGAAAAAATAGGAAAGAACTTGACTGATGCTGAGCTTGAGTCTATTCTTGAGGTAACTAAAGCTGAAATTGATGAATTTGATAAGCTTGATGATAAAATAAAAATTGAATTTAATGATACAAATAGGCCGGATTTATGGTCTTGTGCAGGACTTGTGCGTCAAATTAAGGCATATCTTTTTGGTAGGTTACCTTCGTTTGGATTTTTTTCAAGTGAGGGTAATTTTCAGGAATCCTATGGTGAAATTTTGGTTAGTCCTGAGGTGTTTAGTATTAGGCCTTTTGTTTTTGGATTTTTGGCGAAAGGGATGGTTAAAGATGATAGAATGCTTGAAACGTTAATTCAGTTGCAGGAAAAGCTATGCCATAATTATGGACAAAAGCGCAAAAGAGTTGCAATGGGAATATATTCATCAGCTTCTATTGAGTTTCCAGTAAATTATATTGTTTGCAACTCTGACTATAAATTTATTCCTTTAGGCATGGATACTGAAATGTCTATTTTAGAGATCAATGAGAGGCACCCTAAGGGAATAGAATATTCATCAATTCTTAAAGATTTTAATAGGTATCCTTTATTATTGGACAATAAGGATAAGGTTCTCTCTTTCCCTCCAATAATTAATTCTCATGATATTGGGGCTTTAAAGGTAGGTGATACTGATTTGTTTATTGAAGTTACAGGTATTAATATTGAGGCTACTCTATTGTCTTTATCGGTTGTTGCTTGCGATTTGTATGATATGGGTTTTGAAATTTTACCAGTAAAGACCGTTTTTCCTAAAGAGACTTTATTTGGGAAGGAAATAATTTGTCCTTATTATTTTCAAGATATTCTAAAGGTCAGTGTTGATAGCGTTAATAGAATGCTTGGTAGCAAATTAACAGCAAATGATATGTGTCTTGATTTGAAAAAATTAGGGGTGTCTGCTTATTCTAAGGAAGTAGATAAAATTTGTGTTATTCCTCCTGTTTACAGGAATGACTTTCTTCATGAAGTAGATGTTATTGAAGAAATAATGATAGGAGAAGGTCTGGGTAGTTTTAAGGCAGAGCTTCCCAAAAATTTTACTCTAGGCAAACTTAGTAGGGTAGAGGAATTTTCAAGAAAGATTAGAAATTTAATGATTGGAATGGGATTTCAGGAGATGATTTATAATTATCTAGGTTCTGGGAAAGATTTTATTGAAAAGATGAATATTAAAGGTAATGAACTTTTAAGTGTGTCTAATCCAATGACAGAAAATTATGAGTATATTAGAGGCTCAATAGTTCCTGATTTGCTTAAATCTGAGAGTATTAGTTCTAATTTTCCTTATCCACATAAAATTTTTGAGATTGGTAAAGTAGCTTTAAAGGACTCAGGGAGTATTGATGGCACTGTTACTTATGATAATTTGGCATTTATGATGGCTGATAAAGAATTTTCATTTAATGAAATTAGTTCCTTAGTTTCATCTCTTTTTTATTATTTAAACATTGAATTTAAACTAAAAGAGGCGTATGCAACACTTTATATAGTTGGAAGAGGAGCGGATATTATAATAAATGGCTTCAGTGTAGGTAGCTTTGGTGAGGTGTCTCCTTATATACTAAGCAATTTTGGAATCACTGTTCCATGCTCTGTTCTAGAGATTAATCTTGATAAGATTTTAAATGAGTCTGAGTATTTTTTGCATTAA
- the pheS gene encoding phenylalanine--tRNA ligase subunit alpha, whose protein sequence is MKSGLEIVKTLHPLEIKVILNYKKDDEIFSLRLIEDLLYNEGQSNKTIEWLSSKSIISEVFRKVNVFYRLTTKGLDALENGLIEEKIIDLISRKTVLVANLSSELGIDVVDVGKAFGSLSREGVLSLGYGKEIVAKDLEKYASYKIVKKLLERARDGDLLEDNLVKEELSVIASVSKKKGASDVLFKKIDRLDLKFELSEFGLEVKSELIRHNLTGDEIVKLTPEMLKNKSYESRSFRAYNVHIPPNKTFIGRGNPYSDYIAKVKDKLVSLGFEEFDGPLVETEFFNNDALFMPQFHPARDVRDVYYIEEPNTLQSLPEPYFSNVKSAHENGYTTGSRGWRYNFSDSIAKRLVLRTQGTVLSVKQLIDAKNPGKYFGIARCFRYDQVDATHGADFYQTEGIVIGEDINIKTLLGLLEIFAKELAGATEIKYVPAYFPFTEPSIEVHVKHPVLGWFELGGSGIFRPEVTKPFGIDVPVIAWGIGIDRMALMHLGLSDLRELFTHDIGNVVLRRGK, encoded by the coding sequence ATGAAGAGTGGGCTTGAGATAGTAAAGACATTGCATCCTCTTGAGATAAAAGTGATTTTAAATTATAAAAAGGATGATGAAATTTTCTCCTTAAGACTTATTGAAGACTTATTGTACAATGAGGGACAATCGAATAAAACAATTGAATGGCTTTCCTCTAAAAGTATTATTAGTGAAGTTTTTAGAAAGGTTAATGTTTTTTATCGTCTAACTACAAAAGGTCTTGATGCTTTGGAGAATGGTTTGATTGAAGAGAAGATAATCGATCTTATATCTAGGAAAACAGTTTTGGTTGCCAATTTATCATCAGAATTAGGGATTGATGTTGTAGATGTTGGTAAGGCATTTGGCAGTTTATCTAGAGAGGGAGTTCTCTCTTTGGGGTATGGTAAGGAAATTGTTGCTAAAGATTTAGAAAAGTATGCTAGTTACAAAATAGTTAAAAAATTGCTTGAAAGAGCTAGGGACGGAGATCTTTTAGAAGATAATTTAGTGAAAGAGGAACTGTCTGTTATTGCTAGTGTTTCTAAGAAAAAAGGCGCTAGTGATGTGTTATTTAAGAAAATAGACAGACTGGATTTAAAATTTGAATTATCTGAGTTTGGATTAGAAGTAAAATCTGAACTTATAAGGCATAATCTAACAGGCGATGAGATTGTAAAGTTGACTCCTGAGATGTTGAAAAACAAGTCTTATGAGAGTAGGAGTTTTAGAGCTTATAATGTTCATATTCCACCAAATAAAACCTTTATTGGTCGTGGGAACCCGTATTCGGATTATATTGCTAAGGTTAAGGATAAACTTGTAAGTCTCGGGTTTGAAGAGTTTGATGGTCCTTTGGTAGAAACAGAATTTTTTAATAATGATGCTCTTTTTATGCCTCAATTTCATCCTGCACGTGATGTAAGGGATGTTTATTATATTGAGGAACCAAATACACTACAATCTTTACCGGAGCCTTATTTCTCTAATGTTAAGTCCGCTCATGAGAATGGTTACACTACAGGTTCGAGAGGTTGGAGATATAATTTTAGTGATAGTATTGCAAAAAGATTGGTTTTAAGAACTCAAGGTACAGTTCTTTCAGTAAAGCAATTAATTGATGCAAAAAATCCTGGTAAATATTTTGGAATTGCTAGATGTTTTAGGTATGATCAAGTTGATGCTACTCATGGAGCTGATTTTTATCAAACAGAAGGAATCGTTATTGGTGAGGATATTAATATTAAAACTTTACTTGGTCTTCTTGAAATTTTTGCTAAGGAATTAGCTGGTGCTACTGAGATTAAGTATGTTCCTGCATATTTTCCATTTACAGAACCTTCAATTGAAGTACATGTAAAACATCCTGTGCTTGGTTGGTTTGAGTTAGGTGGGAGCGGTATTTTTAGACCAGAGGTTACAAAGCCTTTTGGAATTGATGTGCCAGTTATTGCTTGGGGTATTGGTATTGACAGAATGGCTTTAATGCATTTAGGTTTAAGTGATTTACGGGAGCTCTTTACTCATGATATTGGGAATGTTGTATTAAGGCGGGGAAAGTAA